One Chordicoccus furentiruminis DNA window includes the following coding sequences:
- the rpoC gene encoding DNA-directed RNA polymerase subunit beta', giving the protein MAEIVKQQEEYKPTTFDAIQIGLASPEKIREWSHGEVKKPETINYRTLKPEKDGLFCERIFGPSKDWECHCGKYKKIRYKGVVCDRCGVEVTKSSVRRERMGHIELAAPVSHIWYFKGIPSRMGLILDISPRTLEKVLYFASYIVLDPADAAPNLEKKQVLSESEYQKAREDYGYNFRAEMGAEAIQELLKEIDLEKESEALKKELRESTGQKRARILKRLEVVEAFRESGNRPEWMVMNVIPVIPPDLRPMVQLDGGRFATSDLNDLYRRIINRNNRLKRLLELGAPEIIVRNEKRMLQEAVDALIDNGRRGRPVTGPGNRPLKSLSELLKGKSGRFRQNLLGKRVDYSGRSVIVVGPELKIYQCGLPKEMAIELFKPFVMKELVQKGTAHNIKSAKKMVERLEPGVWDVLEDVITEHPVMLNRAPTLHRLGIQAFEPILVEGKAIKLHPLVCTAFNADFDGDQMAVHLPLTVEAQAECRFMLLSPNNLLKPSDGGPVAVPSQDMVLGVYYLTQERPGAKGEGMHFSSLNEAILAYENKYITLQTKVRVRMSKTKPDGTVVTGNVDCTLGRLLFNEIIPQDLGFVDRSVEENFLKPEIDFLTDKKMLKAILWKVINLHGATAMAEVLDNVKAMGYKYSTIAGMTVSISDMTVPPEKPQLIAEAQATVDRIERNYRRGFATEEERYKEVVETWKETDRILTKKLLDGLDKYNNIYMMANSGARGSDKQIKQLAGMRGLMADTTGHTIELPITSNFREGLDVLEYFMSAHGARKGLSDTALRTADSGYLTRRLVDVSQELIIRETDCAANRKEIPGMWVSEFSEGHGDKKSMIESLQERITGRFAAQTIYDKNGEVIVKANHMITPKRAERVMKEGVGEDGGPITRVKIRTILTCRSKLGICVKCYGANMATGEAVQVGEAVGVIAAQSIGEPGTQLTMRTFHTGGVAGGDITQGLPRVEELFEARKPKGLAIISEIPGRAQLIETKKKTEVVVTNENAPEGSKERQKTYLIPYGSRLLIQDNAVLEAGDAITEGSINPHDIMKIRGERAVQDYMLREVQKVYRQQGVEINDKHIEVIVRQMLKKVRIEKPGDTGYLSGSLVDYLEADDLNEKLIEEGKEPAELSRVVLGITKSALATNSFLSAAAFQETTKVLTDAAIKGKVDPLIGLKENVIIGQLIPAGTGLRRYRNIRLDTDARIEEEKKAKEAMIVDDGPQAGETAGDASDAVIDDAEENESLDTSAPVEE; this is encoded by the coding sequence ATGGCAGAAATTGTGAAACAGCAGGAGGAATACAAGCCGACTACGTTCGACGCGATTCAGATCGGTCTTGCCTCTCCTGAGAAAATCCGCGAATGGTCCCACGGTGAGGTCAAGAAGCCGGAGACGATCAATTACCGGACCCTGAAGCCGGAAAAGGACGGCCTGTTCTGCGAGCGTATCTTCGGACCCTCGAAGGACTGGGAGTGCCACTGCGGGAAGTACAAGAAGATCCGCTACAAGGGTGTGGTCTGCGACCGCTGCGGCGTCGAGGTCACCAAATCCTCCGTCCGGAGAGAGCGGATGGGCCATATCGAGCTCGCTGCTCCGGTTTCCCATATCTGGTATTTCAAGGGGATTCCGTCCCGGATGGGGCTGATTCTGGATATTTCCCCGAGGACGCTCGAGAAGGTGCTGTATTTCGCCAGCTACATTGTGCTCGATCCCGCCGACGCGGCGCCCAACCTTGAGAAGAAGCAGGTGCTTTCCGAGTCGGAGTACCAAAAGGCGAGAGAGGACTACGGATACAACTTCCGCGCCGAGATGGGCGCGGAGGCGATCCAGGAGCTTCTGAAGGAAATCGATCTGGAGAAGGAATCCGAGGCACTCAAGAAGGAGCTCCGTGAATCCACGGGCCAGAAGCGCGCCCGGATTCTCAAGCGTCTTGAAGTCGTGGAAGCCTTCCGCGAGTCGGGAAACCGTCCGGAGTGGATGGTGATGAACGTGATCCCGGTTATCCCGCCGGATCTGCGCCCGATGGTGCAGCTGGACGGCGGCCGGTTCGCGACATCCGACCTCAATGACCTGTACCGCAGAATCATCAACCGGAACAACCGTCTGAAGCGTCTCCTTGAGCTGGGCGCTCCCGAGATCATCGTCCGCAACGAGAAGCGGATGCTGCAGGAGGCGGTGGACGCGCTGATCGACAACGGCCGCCGCGGCCGTCCGGTCACAGGACCGGGCAACCGCCCGCTGAAGTCGCTGTCCGAGCTGCTGAAGGGCAAGTCCGGACGCTTCCGCCAGAACCTGCTCGGCAAGCGTGTCGACTATTCCGGCCGTTCCGTCATCGTCGTCGGTCCGGAGCTGAAGATTTATCAGTGCGGTCTTCCGAAGGAGATGGCGATCGAGCTGTTCAAGCCCTTCGTGATGAAGGAGCTGGTCCAGAAGGGGACCGCTCACAACATCAAGAGCGCGAAGAAGATGGTCGAGCGTCTGGAGCCGGGCGTCTGGGACGTGCTCGAGGACGTGATCACGGAGCATCCGGTGATGCTGAACCGGGCGCCGACGCTGCATCGTCTCGGGATTCAGGCATTCGAGCCGATTCTCGTCGAAGGCAAGGCGATCAAGCTGCATCCGCTGGTCTGCACCGCCTTCAACGCCGACTTCGACGGCGACCAGATGGCCGTCCATCTTCCGCTGACCGTGGAGGCGCAGGCGGAGTGCCGCTTCATGCTGCTCTCCCCGAACAACCTGCTGAAGCCCTCGGACGGCGGCCCGGTGGCGGTTCCGTCTCAGGATATGGTCCTCGGCGTCTACTACCTGACGCAGGAAAGACCGGGCGCGAAGGGCGAGGGAATGCATTTCTCGAGCCTCAACGAGGCGATTCTGGCCTACGAGAACAAATATATCACGCTGCAGACAAAGGTCCGTGTCCGGATGTCGAAGACAAAGCCGGACGGCACGGTGGTCACCGGCAATGTCGACTGCACGCTGGGCCGGCTGCTTTTCAATGAGATCATTCCGCAGGACCTCGGTTTTGTCGACCGCTCGGTCGAGGAGAATTTCCTCAAGCCCGAGATCGACTTCCTCACCGACAAGAAGATGCTGAAGGCCATTCTCTGGAAGGTCATCAATCTTCACGGCGCGACGGCGATGGCCGAGGTGCTCGACAACGTCAAGGCGATGGGGTACAAGTATTCCACGATCGCCGGCATGACCGTCTCCATCTCGGATATGACGGTGCCGCCGGAAAAGCCTCAGCTGATCGCCGAGGCTCAGGCGACGGTGGACCGCATCGAGCGTAACTACCGCCGCGGCTTCGCGACAGAGGAGGAGCGCTACAAGGAGGTCGTGGAAACCTGGAAGGAAACCGACCGGATCCTGACCAAGAAGCTGCTGGACGGCCTCGACAAGTATAACAATATCTACATGATGGCGAATTCCGGCGCCCGCGGCTCCGACAAGCAGATCAAGCAGCTGGCCGGCATGCGCGGACTGATGGCGGATACGACGGGTCATACCATCGAGCTGCCGATCACGTCCAACTTCCGTGAGGGTCTGGACGTGCTGGAGTATTTCATGTCCGCCCACGGCGCCCGCAAGGGTCTGTCGGATACCGCGCTTCGCACCGCGGACTCCGGTTATCTGACCCGCCGTCTGGTCGACGTCTCGCAGGAGCTGATCATCCGGGAGACGGACTGCGCCGCCAACCGCAAGGAGATTCCTGGCATGTGGGTCAGCGAGTTCTCCGAAGGCCACGGCGACAAGAAGTCGATGATTGAGTCGCTGCAGGAGCGGATCACGGGACGCTTCGCCGCTCAGACGATCTATGACAAAAACGGCGAGGTCATCGTCAAGGCGAACCATATGATCACGCCGAAGCGCGCGGAGCGTGTGATGAAGGAAGGCGTCGGGGAGGACGGCGGGCCGATTACCCGCGTCAAGATCCGTACGATCCTGACCTGCCGCTCCAAGCTGGGTATCTGTGTGAAATGCTACGGCGCGAATATGGCGACCGGCGAGGCGGTTCAGGTCGGCGAGGCGGTCGGCGTCATCGCAGCGCAGTCCATCGGCGAGCCGGGGACGCAGCTTACGATGAGAACCTTCCATACCGGCGGTGTCGCCGGCGGCGATATCACACAGGGCCTTCCGCGAGTCGAAGAGCTTTTCGAGGCGCGTAAGCCGAAGGGTCTCGCGATCATCTCCGAGATCCCGGGCCGCGCCCAGCTGATCGAGACGAAGAAGAAGACGGAAGTGGTCGTCACCAACGAAAACGCGCCGGAGGGCAGCAAGGAGCGCCAGAAGACGTATCTGATTCCCTACGGCTCCCGCCTGCTGATTCAGGACAACGCAGTGCTCGAGGCCGGCGACGCGATCACGGAAGGCTCCATCAACCCGCACGACATCATGAAGATCCGCGGGGAACGCGCCGTTCAGGACTATATGCTCCGCGAGGTGCAGAAGGTGTACCGTCAGCAGGGCGTTGAGATCAACGACAAGCATATCGAGGTCATTGTCCGCCAGATGCTGAAGAAGGTCCGGATCGAGAAGCCGGGCGACACCGGCTATCTGTCCGGTTCGCTGGTGGATTATCTGGAAGCGGATGATCTCAACGAGAAGCTGATCGAGGAGGGGAAGGAGCCCGCAGAGCTCTCCAGAGTGGTGCTCGGCATCACGAAGTCCGCTCTGGCGACCAATTCCTTCCTGTCGGCGGCGGCCTTCCAGGAGACGACGAAGGTGCTGACGGACGCGGCGATCAAAGGCAAGGTCGATCCGCTGATCGGCCTGAAGGAGAACGTGATCATCGGCCAGCTGATTCCAGCCGGCACGGGACTCCGCCGGTACAGGAACATCCGCCTTGATACCGATGCCCGGATCGAGGAGGAGAAGAAGGCAAAGGAAGCGATGATCGTGGATGACGGCCCGCAGGCCGGAGAGACGGCGGGAGACGCCTCCGATGCGGTCATCGATGACGCCGAGGAGAATGAGTCTCTGGATACGTCCGCTCCGGTTGAGGAATGA
- the rpoB gene encoding DNA-directed RNA polymerase subunit beta: MEKNRIRPIKSGRSIRMTYQRQEEVLPIPNLIEVQKDSYNWFVNDGLKEIFDDISPIEDFADKLSLEFVGYRLCRDEVKYPIDECKERDANFEAPLKVTVRLHNKENGEIKEHEEYMGSLPLMTDTGTFIINGAERVIVSQLVRSPGIYYDITHDKTGKKLYACTVIPNRGAWLEYETDSNDTFYVRVDRTRKVPITVLIRALGVGTNQEIVDLFGDEPKIQASFAKDPASNYTEGLLELYKKIRPGEPLAIDSAEQQVHNLFFDPRRYDLARVGRYKYNKKLMLRNRIRGFKLAEDVLDVTTGEVIAEAGTVCTPELADQIQNAAVPAVWISVDDVDHPVKVLSSMMVDIDSWISMSPEEKKNAGINELVYYPVLREILDQNLPDDELALTIRRRAHELIPKHITREDIFASINYNIHLEYGIGSDDDIDHLGNRRIRAVGELLQNQFRIGLSRLERVVRERMQTQDIDTVTPQSLINVKPVTAAIKEFFGSSQLSQFMDQNNPLGELTHKRRLSALGPGGLSRDRAGFEVRDIHYTHYGRMCPIETPEGPNIGLINSLACYARINQYGFVEAPFRRIDKSDPANPVVTNEVRYMTADEEDNYHVAQASEPLDAEGHFVHRNVSGRYRELTQAWDRRVFDYMDVSPKMVFSVATSLIPFLQNDDANRALMGSNMQRQAVPLLTTEAPAVGTGMEEKAAVDSGVCVLAKHAGTVSSVTSTDILVTLDDGTVDKYHLTKYMRSNQSNCYNQKPIVSKGERVEEGEVIADGPSTSGGELALGKNPLIGFMTWEGYNYEDAVLLSERLVRDDVYTSVHIEEYEAQSRDTKLGPEEITRDVPGVGDEALKDLDDRGIIRIGAEVRAGDILVGKVTPKGETELTAEERLLRAIFGEKEREVRDTSLKVPHGEYGIVVDAKVFSRENGDELPAGVHQSVRIYIAQKRKISVGDKMAGRHGNKGVVSRVLPIEDMPYLPNGRPLDIVLNPLGVPSRMNIGQVLEIHLSLAAMALGFNVATPVFDGAREIDIQDTLELANDYVNSSWEDFSAKYKDVLNPEVYQYLGDHLEHRALWKGVPISRDGKVLLRDGRTGEYFDSPTTIGHMHYLKLHHLVDDKIHARSTGPYSLVTQQPLGGKAQFGGQRFGEMEVWALEAYGASYTLQEILTVKSDDVVGRVKTYEAIIKGENIPSPGIPESFKVLLKELQSLGLDVRVLDENRNEVQLKESIDYGDTDFRSVIEGDSRRRRAEDEDYEKHGMTLQHFDDSTEELVDDESILDQDYSSESDDFLGVDEDGSDSLSSDDDEL; encoded by the coding sequence ATGGAGAAAAACAGAATTCGTCCTATCAAATCCGGCCGGTCGATTCGCATGACGTACCAGCGTCAGGAAGAGGTGCTCCCGATCCCGAATCTGATCGAGGTGCAGAAGGATTCCTATAACTGGTTCGTCAACGATGGGTTAAAGGAGATCTTTGATGACATCTCCCCCATCGAGGATTTCGCCGACAAGCTGAGTCTCGAATTCGTGGGCTACCGGCTCTGCAGGGATGAAGTCAAATACCCGATCGATGAATGCAAGGAGCGTGACGCCAACTTCGAGGCGCCGCTCAAGGTGACCGTTCGCCTTCACAATAAGGAAAACGGGGAGATCAAGGAGCATGAGGAATACATGGGCTCCCTTCCCCTGATGACGGACACCGGCACCTTCATCATAAATGGAGCGGAGCGTGTCATCGTGTCCCAGCTCGTTCGTTCCCCCGGCATTTATTACGATATTACGCACGATAAAACGGGAAAGAAGCTCTATGCCTGCACGGTGATTCCGAACCGCGGCGCCTGGCTGGAATACGAGACGGATTCCAACGACACCTTCTACGTCCGCGTCGACCGCACGAGAAAGGTGCCGATCACGGTGCTGATCCGCGCGCTCGGCGTCGGAACGAATCAGGAGATCGTTGATCTTTTCGGCGATGAGCCGAAGATCCAGGCCAGCTTCGCGAAGGACCCGGCGAGCAATTACACCGAGGGTCTTCTGGAGCTGTACAAGAAGATCCGGCCGGGCGAACCGCTGGCAATCGATTCAGCCGAGCAGCAGGTGCATAATCTGTTCTTCGATCCGAGACGCTATGATCTTGCGCGGGTCGGACGCTACAAGTACAACAAGAAGCTGATGCTGCGGAACCGGATCCGCGGATTCAAACTTGCGGAGGATGTGCTGGATGTGACCACCGGCGAGGTAATCGCGGAGGCGGGGACAGTCTGCACACCCGAGCTCGCCGATCAGATCCAGAACGCCGCGGTTCCGGCTGTCTGGATCAGTGTGGATGACGTGGATCATCCGGTCAAGGTGCTGTCGTCGATGATGGTCGATATCGACAGCTGGATCAGTATGTCTCCGGAGGAGAAGAAGAACGCCGGCATCAACGAGCTGGTTTACTACCCCGTGCTCAGAGAGATTCTCGACCAGAACCTTCCGGACGATGAGCTGGCCTTGACGATCAGGCGCCGTGCTCATGAGCTGATCCCGAAGCATATCACGCGGGAGGATATCTTCGCCTCCATCAATTATAACATTCATCTGGAGTACGGCATCGGCAGCGACGACGACATCGATCACCTCGGCAACCGCCGGATTCGCGCGGTCGGCGAGCTGCTGCAGAATCAGTTCCGCATCGGCCTTTCCCGGCTTGAACGCGTGGTCCGTGAGAGAATGCAGACGCAGGACATCGATACGGTGACGCCGCAGTCCCTGATCAACGTGAAACCGGTGACGGCGGCCATCAAGGAGTTCTTCGGATCCTCGCAGCTGTCCCAGTTCATGGATCAGAACAACCCGCTGGGCGAGCTGACGCATAAGCGCCGTCTGTCCGCGCTGGGTCCCGGCGGTCTGTCGCGTGACCGCGCCGGATTCGAGGTGCGCGACATTCACTACACGCACTACGGCCGTATGTGCCCGATCGAGACGCCTGAAGGTCCGAACATCGGTCTGATCAACTCGCTGGCGTGTTATGCCCGGATCAACCAGTACGGCTTCGTGGAGGCGCCGTTCCGCCGGATCGACAAATCCGACCCGGCCAATCCGGTCGTCACCAACGAGGTGCGCTACATGACAGCAGACGAGGAGGACAATTACCATGTCGCGCAGGCATCCGAGCCGCTGGATGCGGAAGGGCATTTCGTCCACAGGAACGTGTCCGGCCGCTACAGAGAGCTGACGCAGGCGTGGGACAGAAGAGTCTTTGATTATATGGATGTCTCCCCGAAGATGGTCTTCTCCGTGGCGACATCTCTGATTCCGTTCCTGCAGAACGATGACGCGAACCGCGCTCTGATGGGATCGAACATGCAGAGACAGGCCGTGCCGCTTCTGACGACCGAGGCGCCGGCGGTCGGAACCGGAATGGAGGAGAAGGCGGCGGTCGACTCCGGCGTCTGCGTGCTCGCGAAGCACGCCGGCACGGTGAGTTCCGTGACATCCACGGACATCCTCGTCACGCTCGACGACGGGACGGTGGACAAATACCATCTGACCAAGTACATGCGCTCGAACCAGAGCAACTGCTATAACCAGAAGCCGATCGTCAGCAAGGGCGAGCGGGTTGAGGAGGGCGAGGTCATCGCCGACGGCCCGTCCACCAGCGGCGGAGAGCTTGCGCTGGGCAAGAACCCGCTGATCGGCTTTATGACGTGGGAAGGCTACAACTACGAGGACGCGGTTCTGCTCTCCGAGCGTCTTGTCCGCGACGACGTCTATACGTCTGTCCACATCGAGGAGTATGAGGCGCAGTCCCGCGACACGAAGCTCGGACCGGAGGAAATTACCCGCGACGTCCCGGGCGTCGGCGACGAGGCCCTCAAGGATCTGGACGACCGCGGTATCATCCGCATCGGCGCGGAGGTCCGTGCCGGGGACATTCTGGTCGGCAAGGTCACGCCCAAGGGCGAGACGGAGCTGACGGCGGAGGAGAGACTGCTTCGCGCGATCTTCGGCGAGAAGGAGCGCGAGGTCCGCGATACCTCTCTTAAGGTGCCTCACGGCGAGTACGGTATCGTCGTGGACGCGAAGGTCTTCTCGAGAGAGAACGGCGACGAGCTGCCGGCCGGCGTCCATCAGAGCGTGCGGATCTACATCGCGCAGAAGCGTAAGATTTCGGTCGGTGACAAGATGGCCGGACGACACGGAAACAAGGGTGTCGTCTCACGCGTGCTTCCGATCGAGGATATGCCGTATCTTCCGAACGGTCGTCCGCTCGACATCGTGCTGAACCCGCTGGGCGTTCCGTCCCGGATGAATATCGGACAGGTCCTGGAAATTCACCTGTCTCTTGCCGCGATGGCGCTCGGCTTCAACGTGGCGACCCCGGTCTTCGACGGCGCGCGGGAAATCGATATTCAGGACACGCTGGAACTGGCGAACGACTATGTCAACTCAAGCTGGGAGGATTTCTCGGCCAAGTACAAGGATGTTCTGAATCCGGAGGTCTATCAGTATCTGGGAGACCATCTGGAGCACCGGGCGCTCTGGAAGGGCGTACCGATTTCGCGCGACGGCAAGGTCCTGCTCCGCGACGGCCGTACGGGCGAGTACTTCGACTCTCCGACTACGATCGGCCACATGCATTACCTGAAGCTGCACCATCTGGTGGACGACAAGATTCACGCCCGTTCCACCGGTCCGTACTCCCTGGTCACGCAGCAGCCGCTGGGCGGCAAGGCCCAGTTCGGCGGACAGCGTTTCGGCGAGATGGAAGTCTGGGCGCTCGAGGCGTACGGCGCTTCCTACACGCTGCAGGAAATCCTGACCGTCAAGTCGGATGATGTGGTGGGCCGTGTGAAGACCTATGAGGCGATTATCAAGGGCGAGAACATCCCGTCCCCGGGTATTCCGGAGTCCTTCAAGGTTCTTCTCAAGGAGCTTCAGTCGCTGGGCCTTGATGTCCGGGTGCTCGATGAGAACCGGAACGAGGTTCAGCTCAAGGAGTCCATCGATTACGGCGATACGGATTTCCGCTCTGTCATCGAAGGGGACAGCCGGCGCCGCCGCGCGGAGGACGAGGATTACGAGAAGCACGGCATGACGCTGCAGCATTTCGATGATTCGACGGAGGAGCTCGTGGACGATGAGTCGATCCTCGACCAGGACTACAGCAGCGAGAGCGATGATTTCCTCGGTGTTGACGAAGACGGAAGCGACAGCCTGTCATCGGACGATGACGAGCTCTGA